DNA sequence from the Pempheris klunzingeri isolate RE-2024b chromosome 9, fPemKlu1.hap1, whole genome shotgun sequence genome:
TTCAACTgggtgaagatgatgaggacATGAACTGCTTTTTGTAATGTTGGCTGACacttggaaaatgttttttttaataagaaagAAGTTTAAGTGAGAATGGAAGTCACACACTGCATGTCAGATGATAAACTTGCTCTGCTCCAACAGGGACTCACTTTTGTGTTGGTTTTGAGATGGAGACTGTGACCTTGTTGTCCACCTTGCCGTCAGTCTGCGGCAGAGGACAGTGTCTCTTCTCTGGGCCGCGCAGGAGGACCTGGGACTGGGCTGCTCCTGAGGAgggggctgaggaggaggaggaggaggaagaggaggaggaggaggaggcggaggaggtgAGGTCAGGGAGGTAGTTGAGCTCCTGACTCTTGcccccgctgctgctgctctcactggCACAGTCGGTGCTATCCAAGGGGTCAGAATCGCTGTTTCCACCTGtcactcccccacccccaccccgtGGCTCACCATGGATCTTGTTCTTGTCAGCCTTGTGCTGTGCGAGTGCAACCTAGACGGAAGACACGCACATGGGTTGCCTTTAGTGTAGATGATCAAACATACAAAGCATATTATGAATCGGCAAAGACAAACAATACCACTGATAAAAGCTGTAGTTGCGGACCTGGGGATCCTGTAATATGATGGGTTCGTTGGGCGAAGAGTCCTTGGTCttgttcttcttgttcttgCGATTGGTACTTGGGGTAGTGGCCACACTCGCTCGCTTCTTACCAAACGCTGTAGTGAAAGTGGTGGAGGTGGCAGATATACcaatggtggtggtggtggttgcaCTCGGAGGCTCAATAGGAACCTCTGTTTCTGAGGGGGAGAAAGGGGCAAAATTCATACAGCAAGAGTTACACACCACTTCATTCTGGTACAAGAGAACTGTAAATATTACAATAGACCAGTTCTGCAGTCTGTTATATAAAGCAAAGTTCATACCTTCAGCAGAGTCTTCCTTCTGCTCCAGCATCTCAGCGAAATCCTCCTTCGTTTTctgcccctcctcttcttcctgctttctcttctgctcctccttcttcttcttgcgtTTCTCCTTACGCTTCTCACGTTTAGCAGCCAGGGCCTGCTTCTTGCTCTCCTCCCGGGACTgtcacaaacagcacagagtcTTATCAAAAAACATGCTCCCGTTTATCCAGTGTATGCAGTGTATGCAGAATGCCTCAATCTCCCTAAGCACACCGACGCGGTCTGACATTACCTTCTCCAAGTCTAGCTCTTTGAGGAGAATGCTAGCGTTCTTGTTGGCCTCGGCTGCCTGCTGGTCTTTGGCTTTGACAATGGTCTCCATGCACTGGTGGCACTTCTTCAACAGCTcctacaacagcagcagcaggcaacAGGAGTTAGAGCTCTGCTATCATCGTCAGTTTTGATGTAGCTGACAGATCACTCAAAGGGAAATCAATATCTACCTTATCAGCGATGGTGGCAATATATCTCATGCACTCAATATCTGATGGGAACTGGTTGACTTCCTTCACAAGATACTGCACCACCTTCACGTGACCCTGAAATGTTGAGTAAAATGGTTAGTAACCAGAGGCTTGCCAAAGAGTAGTATGACACCAACAATCAGCGTTTTGGTCATCTCTGCACCTTGCGAAAAGCAGCCATGAGTGGGGTAATTTTGCGGTTGTCAGCTGCATCTACATCAGCACTGGCATGCACCAACAGCTGGACCACGTCGAAATGACCGCCGTTCGCCGCCAGCCAGAGAGGAGTGTTCCCTTTCTTGTTTCGTACGTCGATGTGGGCACCCCTGCAAAGACAGGAAGAAGTGTTGCAATGAAAACCAGCCTACACAGCGTCATATTCCGAACCTGCAGGAAGCAGCTAATTCACTGAATGACAGAAGCGCCTAAGGATTACCTCATTATCTCATTCAAAACTAGAATGTGGTTCTGTACAGAAACACCAATGACCCCTCACCTGTTGATAAGCAGCTCACAGAACTTGTAGTGGCCCTTGTCGGCAGCTATGGTGAGGGCAGTGTCTCTGGACGACGGTACAGGGGGAGCATTGACATCGGCGCCTTTATCAAGCAGCACTCGGCCCACCTCCGCATAACCTCCTGAGGCTGCCTCCATCAGAGGAGTAAGGCCAGTCTGCATCAAGTTAGAAATCGTTTAGAAAGAAAGCCAGCTGCATCGTGGGCCCAGCCAGTGAATATTTACAAATGAATTAGTGAAACTGGACGACTGTGTGGTTCGGTGAATGTGATCAAGACTCCTCACCTTAGCGCGATGCTCTACGTTGGCCTTGCGATCTAGCAGCAGACTGACGACCTCAGCCCGCCCCTGGAAGCAGGCTAGGGTCagagctgtgtttctgttggtCTCGATCTGAGCATTGATGTCCGAGCCCATATCTAGCAACAGTTTCACTGCGGGTACGTGACCATTCATGGCTGCCAGCATCAGGGGAGAGATTCCCAGCTTACTGCCGGTCCTAGTGAGAtggtaaatgaataaattgtttAGAGACCAAAAACCgcaataaaacaaactgtttaatgTATATTAAGAAGAAtaacttatatttatattatttctcTATATTGTTTGTCTTGATCTCAGTAAACATAATTTTACTCCAATTTAGCAACTTAATATCTTTACAGAGCAGCAATTATCAAAGTAGAGGTTGCTAAAAAGCCTTGGTTTTTAAGTTACTGGCTTACCATTTCCTCACTGTGTATTTATAACAGATGTAATCACCATGCTATTACTTTTGGGTGCCGCTAACACCCAAACGCACATTTTACAGGGATAGAACTGTTTGGCCCATGTGGTTTGAAAAACTGAAGTGCTACACCTCACTCACTTTCAGGAGCTGAAACAACGTCACATTCAGATTAAATAGAAGGATTTTATCCTGATAATAAACCTAATTTGGGTGAATGTGTTGCGCTCATGCCAAGGGGCCAAAGTGAACACAGAGGCTTGTGTCGCTCACCTGGAGTTTATCTCAGCTCCAGCATTGAGCAGTATCTTGATGATGTTGACGTAACCCCCAGAAGCAGCCAGGCTAAGAGGCGTGTAGTCGGAAACATTGCGGTGTTCCTTATTGGCTCCccgaagcagcagcagctcgacCACCTGACCAACACAAGGGACAGTTTCACAGCATAGTTAAAGCCAGGAAAACATTGAGGAATATCACTATTGTGAAGGTCAACAGAAAGATAATGTGTTCACCTCCTGCCGTCCCCCAGAGCAGGCCAGGGAGAGGGGCGTGTCTTTGGTTCTCTCTGACTGAGCCTCAATGTCACCCCCTTTGTCCAGGAGCACTTCCACTACTCCTACGTGGCCAGCAGTGGCAGCCAGGATCAGAGGAGTAAAACCtgtggagaaaagaggaaatcaGATGATCTCTTGGTTACTAAAAATATGATAGCCCTGTTGTGAATTAAAAACCAGATCATACCTCCCCATCATTCATAATAGCATTAGGAGCCCTTTTCATATGCCAATCTTATTATCACACTTTGGTACCTTTTTTGTCCCGGTGCTCAATGTTGGCTCCCCGTGCAATGAGAACAGACACAAGCTCCTCATGTCCTCCTGCACACGCCAGCGTCAGCGCTGTGTCATGGTTACTCTCCGTCTGTGGGGAGGACAACATCGGTTAACCAGGTAGAGGCATACAAGCCCTCACTTGCAATGTCAATTCTAAGATCTCTGTCAAATCAAACTGGCACTGCTTCTTACATGTGCATCTATGTCAACAGAGGGGTAGAGGGGCAGGACTGAAGGGGGCGACGCGATGTTTGCGGGCATCTGTGTGGGTGGCTGGGACAGGGGCGTGGGTGAGGTTGTAGTGTTCAGCATGGGCACACGGCTGCTCACAGCTGCAATAGAGAAAAATTATATAAGCATGCAGCTTAGGAAGTTTGCGGACATTCACATCCGATGAGAGCCAACGGCAAACTCAAGTCAGCTGCAACAAGAAGTGCACTTACCTGCCATGATGTCATCCAGCGTGTCTGTGAGCGTCTGTGCAGGTGTAGCTACCATGAGCCCATCTGGGGCCTGCTGAGGTATCATTCCTGGGCCTAACCCAGCCAACTGTTGaccctgctgctgttggccCAGCATCTGCTGCCCCACCAGTACCCTCTGCAGCTCTGGGCTGGTGCTTCCCGGGTAGTCTGCAGGGTTGTAGTCTGGCAGGGGTTGGATGGGGACGAAGGCAGCCTgaagaggcggaggaggaggctggggtTGGGCCTGTGGTGAAGGGGGCAGAGGAGGCTGTTGTGGTGGCTGTGGCCCATCCCTGTAGAGGATTGTGCCCACCTGAGGAAGCTTGGGGTAGTCGTCCtcttctgcctctgcctcttcttccgaaccctcttcttcatcttcgttgtcctcgtcttcctcttcctgaaaatgtacagaaaacGCTTTGAGTCTCTTGGAAGAAACAGTTTTAGGggtcagaaaaaaacatcatagTAACATAAAACTCTAAATTACTGAGAACTTCACCTCATCCCCTTCCTCTCCTGGCTGCTCCTCTTGCTCCCCATCTTTGTTGGCCTCTTCATCCGTGTCAGAGCTGGTGTGTGCTAGGGCACCTGGTGTGGTGGGAAAGTGGCCTGGGGCAGACGTCGTACTTCCGGGCCCTGGACCTGGGCCCTGGCTCTGTccagcctcctgctcctcctttaAACCTTTCGCCTCCATGTACTCTTTGGTGAactgttgctgtgttttcagctgcagctggcGCTCCAccttctgcagctccttcaagattttcttcttcttctgcacctAAGTGGACATCAGCCACATCCTTGTTTGACCAACTACTGATACGGTGGTATGCATGCAAAATAACATTAAGTGTGAATTTACATGTAAGAAGATTCCTAATGAGATCATGTCTTAGGTGGATGATGGATTAtacctgctcctctctgctcttcttcagctcctcaatCTTGTCTTTGGTGAGCGGCTCCCCCTGAATGAGCTCTAGTGACTGAAGCTGGGCCTTCTCAATAGCGCTGATTCTCTGACCCAGCTCGTTCAGCTTTCCCTCCGTTTCCTCCACAATGCACTCTAAGGGCTGGCACAAGTGGAAGGGCGGCAGAGGCTCGGCTTCAGGCCCCCGGCCAACTGAGCTGGCAACACTGGGCTGAAGGGCTGCCTGTCTCTGTTTGGACACGGCTGGATTTGAATGGAGGGGATCGAAGAAGTTGAGGATTAGGATGGGTTAGCGATAAAATACCATATTATTGGGGAATCAACAGCAAAATGACTAAGTGAGATCTGCACTTAGTGGGCGACAGGACTTTTACCTTTGCTGGAGACAGGTGGGGGAGTGGTGATGTTTGATGGGGCCCGGTCGGGCTCCTGAGGGGGCACTACCATGGCGAGAGCTTGGAATGGGACACGAGGAACCTGTTATGGTAGGGGACATGTTAGTTTTAAGCCATCAAAAATAACCATTAGACTATTCACCAGCAGAACATTAATAAAAAGTGTGATTTATTGCTGCGTTTACCTGAGAGGCATCTTGCGAGGGGGGAGTGAGCTGGGAGAGGTCGGGGGCTGGGACAGACAGGATGTTGTTGGGGTAGTCCAACAGGTAGGACACCACATTGGTGTGGCCACCCTTAGCAGCTTCTATCAACATGGTTGAACCATCCTACAAAAGCgaaaacatgcatgttttcaATGATTTGTCACTACAACACAAATATGGATAATCATAAATATTCAAACTGGTCTAATCTATATCTTGAGCGTGAGCATTACTTTGAGTCTGTGTGTAGGGTCCGCCCCAtgtgccagcagcagctccaccacagCCAGATGTCCTCCAGCGCAGGCCAGAGACACTACTGTGTGATCATTGTTGGCAGTGGCTCTGTTCACATTAGCACCTGGACAAGAGACGAAGAATGGTAAACACTGTGCGTGAGATATGAGTCTTATTATCCTACTCATAAAGGCCTATAACCCAAATCAATCAGAGTTTAATACAATATGATATTTGTATATATAAACAAGTATTCCTTCATTAGGATGGGTGAGCcaataaaaaatgtttgcaCTGAATTCTATTATTTCAAGATTCTGCCTGGATTGGAGAGCTGCTTCACTTTGACTGGAtttaagcaaaaacaaataacGATTTCCAAAAAAAGTTCccaaaaaaatgtattgtattaaGCTGAACAGCTAGCCAATAACGCACCTTTGCTGATAAGGAACTGCACTGTACAGAGATGTCCCGCCCTTGCTGCCTTCATCAAGGGCGTCCGTCCTCCTTCTGACTCATGCTCCTGAgggacaaaagacaaaaatgtgtttgttaaagCTTAATTTAGTGCAGAAGTTAAACAAAAGAGTCAGGAGTTATGTCCAGATAGATTTCAATAAACAAAACACCACTGCTGTGATTCGACAAGCTACGAGCCTTGCCTCTCACAAAAGTCTGTGTTCATAACACAGACTTaacatttgcacacaaaacacttCATTACACATCTGTTGTGTTTCCGGTGTTATCTAAACCTCTGCAAAGCAAAGGGCCAATCAAAAGTGCCAAAGAGGCTTTAGGCGTATGGCATACCAAGTTGGCTCCAGCCTGCAACAGCACATCCGCCACATCAGTGTGTCCGTTCTCACACGCATACGTCAACGCTGTGTCACCCGTTGCTGTCGTGGCATGAACGTTAGCCCCTGAATGATGAAAAGCAAGAGATTAGGATTTTAAGCATAGGGACATAACgaagacatttttacatgtagCTAAGCATAGATCTGCAGCTCACCTGCAGCCAGTAGGTACTTGACCAACTCCAGATGGCCTTCCTGTGCAGCCTCCATTAGAGGTGTGGAGCAGCCCAACTCAATGTCAGCACCTGCTTTGATGAGGAAATCAGCCACCTCCAAGAAGCCTCCGCAGCATGCCAGAGTCAAAGCCGTCTCCTGGGTCTCCTCTGTCTGGGCGTTGATGTTAGCACCTGCCCGACAGAAAAGAAATTAGTGAAAAGTGATGGATTTGTTTTCATAAAGTGCAAAACATGTGTGCTTTAACAAATCAAAACGCCTGAATCATGCAAATATGATTTCACAGATTAAACTCTTGATTGATTATATTACTGTATAACAAATACAAAGAGAGGGGTGATCTTGGCCAACCAAATCCAAACAAGGGTGCACTATTCACTGGAATGGCATTTGACATTAAGTTTCCATTTCGCAGCTGTAGGAGCAACGCTTGTTTACCTTGAGCCAGCAGCAGTGCTACCATCTCCTCATGGCCTTCTCGAGCTGCCTCCATCAGAGGGGTGTAGCCCTCATCATTGACctggacacaaacagaagcGTCAACAGATAATATGACGTACAGGCAATTAAGATTACTCTGAGCTGCAGAACTCAGATAGTCTTTTGTGCCTTTGTACTCTCACTGAGGATGGAAAATTTCACCCAGGTAGTCTTTTGAGACATGTTGACAGAAAATGTGCGGTGGTTGAGGAGAGAACACAAAAACCTGATTTCTATTCATCATAAttcatattttctatttctcttcACACACCTCCTCCAAGTTGGCTCCCCTCTCTATGAGCAAGGCTGCCAGCTCTACGTGTCCTCCACAGGCTGCGAGGGTGAGGGGCGACTCGAAGGAATCGGCTGGCATGTTGACCTGCGCACCGCTGTCCAACAGCAGCCGTGCCACCTCCACATGGCCGTCCTGGGACAGCGAGACACACAGAGAATGTAGAGATAAGCACCTGAATAAATATGTGGGATCACTTGTCAAATAAGCTTATATACGGTCACGCTGCATGAGCCGGAGAACCCTCTTCACAATCCACTTTCAAAATAGGGAGCTATAATTCGATTACAAAACACTTCCTGATGACTCTTGAATCAATATTTGAGATGAATCAATATTTTGTTACCATACTTTGTCACTGTATTCCTACATTCGAAATGGTGGAACCATTAATGTCTACCAAAGACAGGAAACATAATGGACATAATTCTAAGTACTTTTCCAACATCATTGGTTCTGTTTATCTTTATAAAACAGGGACATCCCAATCATTTTAATTGCCTACATGAAAAGCACCATAAAGCTGAGGATTATGAAATCATGATCATAGGACATAGGCGTCAGCAGCCTGTACTTTTCCATGCTTACTTAAACAAGTCgtcttttttcctccacttaGGTGTGCGTGTAGATGGCTGTCTAACTGTGCTGACAGCTCTGTCAAAATGCTTCCGATTGTGGTCACTGAAGGCAGGCAGCTATTGTGCCGATTTTTCTGCGCTGGCAGTTTACACAATGCACAATGGCTTATAGAaactatttttaatttgttttaatgttggATCTGCAATCTGACAGCGATACAAAAGGTTGTCTATAAGCACATGTTTGGTGActaaattttaattaaaactgagtcatgaaaaaaactgaaagaaatgttgaaaaactAACATTTTAGCAAACAAATTTTTAGTAAAACTCATGAAACAGATATAcaagcaaatacaaaacaagtggcagtgtCAGCTGACCCTgggaaaaaatatttcagtaatGGTTTGGGTCAGATGCTCACCATGCAAGCTTCCATCAGTGCTGTGTGCATCTCATCTGTTTTATGTTCCTGGTCTGCTCCAGCCTCCAACAGAAAACGCACCATATCCAAGTGACCTGCAGGGGACAAACCAAAATTACTTATCTAAACCTTCACCACTGTTAACAAGGTATTAGTAAAGATCATGTTAATGTCACAGAGGCTAAATAAGGTCATCAACAGGACGGACAGACACTATATTTGAGTTCTGACCTTTGTAGCAGGCAAGTGTGAGTGCACTCTCCTTGAACTCGTTGGAGTGTGTGTTGATTCCGGCGCCATACTCCAAGAGTACCCTGGCCACCTCCACGTGGCCAGCACTGGCCGCCTCCATTAGAGGTGTGTGTCCGTTCTCGTTGTGGTCCTCGATGTTAGCACCCTCTTTCAGCAGCACCTTTACCACATCCACGAAGCCACCGGCACATGCGTACGTCAGAGCTGTGTTGCCTGTAAGGCAGCAGAGGGGTTAGCCTGACGGTAGAGGAAATAATCACGACTGTAGAGAAATAAAGAGGGGACTTACCTGTGGAGGACTGTGCATTTACATCTGCTCCATGGACCAGAAGGAGTTTGACAATGTCCACATAACCTCCGCTGGCAGCAGCCATAAGTGGCGTTATGTCCCCCTTGATGCCCCGGTCCTCCACATTGGCATGCATGGCCAACAAAACCTGGCGATGAAAGACAAAATGATGAAGTTGAGAAACAATTGCAAATCTGCCCACATCAACCAACTACAGATAAATCAGGATTTTATCTTTGCTTTTCAGAAAGCTTACTCCAGTGTACGGATATTTGCCACTGCGAATGTGTAAACCACAACTATGCTGAATCACATCCCACTCCAACCGTCCTTTCACATACCTGTGCAAGTTCATAGTAGCCAGCCGAGCAGGCGAGGCACAACAGGCTCTCcccttcctctgtgtgttcGTTGACGCTCCGTCCCTCATCCAGCAATTTGCGCACAGCGTTGACATCCCCATCTGAGCACGCCTCTGCTAAACTACGGCTGAAAATAACCAGACTGCTACAATTACTGCCACTGTGACAGGTGAACACACATACGCCTCACAATTAGAGAATCACTCCCAAGGagcaaacatactgtatgtgcaattCAGATTTGATAAAAAGGGAATGATTATAGTAGGGCATATACTTATTTCTAACTATATGAACCTGTGTACAAGACAAACGGACATATGCCAGTTTCAGTATGGGCGAGATACATACTTGTCGGCTTGGCCGGCGttgagtgtgttttcagctctcATACGGGTCAGGGCTGCCGCAGCTTCGTCCAGGGCACAACTCACAGATGACGTCAATCTCCGTAGCACCTCTGGGTCTGCAAAAGCTTTACCATCGGCAGTGGACAGTTTACCGATGCCTGCCGAACACCAAAAGGGCAGAGGTGCATAGGGCAAGGCAAACCACAGGGGAAGcacaaccacaccagaccagatGAAGAAGCATGTCCAGTGCAGCCAATCCAATCCAGGGTTAGTAGGAGCATacacagaggggagaaaaaaataaataaataaaaaaaaaaaaatcacacacaagacacagaaaacacacacaagcatttgtTAATATCTTTTGCTCACTACTTTCAGAACACCATCGATAATTCTCGTTCCCTATAATTTTGCTAATGAGTCAAATAGTCTGGTACAAAATAATGTTTACTGGACTACTGTGGTAATGTCCAGGTAAGGACAGCTCTGTGACCAGAAGCAGAATGAGCACCGTGTGGGAAGTAATGTTAGTTCTATAGGCTAGTAGACATAGGTTCAGGCTGTTAACGGTAGACGGGAGAAACGTCTTCTCCTGTGTGAATTATAGATGGGTAAGAGGCAGTGGATGtgagagaaacaggaactagAGACAGTGGTCAGCAAGAGAGCAAACCACAGCTGGGAGAACAACAAAATgccatttcagaggaaaatgtgtttgtgtatgtgtttgtcatgAAAGAGAAGCCAAAGGGAGGGATGAGCAGgcaggaggaaacaaacagcTTTTACTCAAGACCTACATTGACAGATCTCTTTCAGGAAACAAAGCAAGGACTATTTCTTAGCGTATCAAAACATTCGAGTGTTTCTGTCGAGTGTGGTAAGGTACGTTTTAAGGGCATGCATAAAAATGAAGCAAGAAGAGccaagagagaagaaaaaaagtgtttgctTTGAACTTTTCTGCCTCAGCCCCAACCCAGCCATTAGCCAGGCAGACGTGAGCTCCAGTCCTTGTGGTCCTCCTGTGTTTTCACCGCTAGGCCTGCGACTCGAGCTAAACTTAGCACAGCTCTCAGACAAGGATTTCGCAATGGTCTCCAAGGCAAAGGGAAACAAGAGGTCGGAGAAGTTGATCATTAATGTTTTACTGTATCACGTTTATCTCAGAGAATGCAAGTAGTTCACTGACCCAAAACAGACGGAACATATGTCGGTGTCTGACACAgtgtaaataaagtgaaaacaagGAAATCAACTGAGGGGgatcatttttttaaacctcTTTTTGGATGGCCCATTTGTAAATTTCTGTAGCTGTTTCTACTGCTGTGAATCAcactttaaacaaaaataactgaTGCTCATCTATTTAGGTTTGACTCTTTGTCATGTGAACAATCTTGACATTGAGCCCTGAGTGAGGTCAAGGCTGCAACTTACGAGTACTAGCAgatatttttgttgtatttcaagTGAAACAAGTTACTGGCTAGCCACTAAGCTGCCTACACCCACTGTAT
Encoded proteins:
- the ankhd1 gene encoding ankyrin repeat and KH domain-containing protein 1 isoform X7, with the protein product MQDAVAGTAMLTDGFEDEIDSVTPRSPVPGMGVGATPGGVGLGGIGIGVGGKKVRLYGEPGGPAAERLDFKLAAAAVLSSGPGSGSDEDEVSEVESFILDQEDLDNPIMKTASELLLSSATDGVDLRTVDPETQARLEALLEAAGIGKLSTADGKAFADPEVLRRLTSSVSCALDEAAAALTRMRAENTLNAGQADNLVIFSRSLAEACSDGDVNAVRKLLDEGRSVNEHTEEGESLLCLACSAGYYELAQVLLAMHANVEDRGIKGDITPLMAAASGGYVDIVKLLLVHGADVNAQSSTGNTALTYACAGGFVDVVKVLLKEGANIEDHNENGHTPLMEAASAGHVEVARVLLEYGAGINTHSNEFKESALTLACYKGHLDMVRFLLEAGADQEHKTDEMHTALMEACMDGHVEVARLLLDSGAQVNMPADSFESPLTLAACGGHVELAALLIERGANLEEVNDEGYTPLMEAAREGHEEMVALLLAQGANINAQTEETQETALTLACCGGFLEVADFLIKAGADIELGCSTPLMEAAQEGHLELVKYLLAAGANVHATTATGDTALTYACENGHTDVADVLLQAGANLEHESEGGRTPLMKAARAGHLCTVQFLISKGANVNRATANNDHTVVSLACAGGHLAVVELLLAHGADPTHRLKDGSTMLIEAAKGGHTNVVSYLLDYPNNILSVPAPDLSQLTPPSQDASQVPRVPFQALAMVVPPQEPDRAPSNITTPPPVSSKAVSKQRQAALQPSVASSVGRGPEAEPLPPFHLCQPLECIVEETEGKLNELGQRISAIEKAQLQSLELIQGEPLTKDKIEELKKSREEQVQKKKKILKELQKVERQLQLKTQQQFTKEYMEAKGLKEEQEAGQSQGPGPGPGSTTSAPGHFPTTPGALAHTSSDTDEEANKDGEQEEQPGEEGDEEEEDEDNEDEEEGSEEEAEAEEDDYPKLPQVGTILYRDGPQPPQQPPLPPSPQAQPQPPPPPLQAAFVPIQPLPDYNPADYPGSTSPELQRVLVGQQMLGQQQQGQQLAGLGPGMIPQQAPDGLMVATPAQTLTDTLDDIMAAVSSRVPMLNTTTSPTPLSQPPTQMPANIASPPSVLPLYPSVDIDAHTESNHDTALTLACAGGHEELVSVLIARGANIEHRDKKGFTPLILAATAGHVGVVEVLLDKGGDIEAQSERTKDTPLSLACSGGRQEVVELLLLRGANKEHRNVSDYTPLSLAASGGYVNIIKILLNAGAEINSRTGSKLGISPLMLAAMNGHVPAVKLLLDMGSDINAQIETNRNTALTLACFQGRAEVVSLLLDRKANVEHRAKTGLTPLMEAASGGYAEVGRVLLDKGADVNAPPVPSSRDTALTIAADKGHYKFCELLINRGAHIDVRNKKGNTPLWLAANGGHFDVVQLLVHASADVDAADNRKITPLMAAFRKGHVKVVQYLVKEVNQFPSDIECMRYIATIADKELLKKCHQCMETIVKAKDQQAAEANKNASILLKELDLEKSREESKKQALAAKREKRKEKRKKKKEEQKRKQEEEEGQKTKEDFAEMLEQKEDSAEETEVPIEPPSATTTTTIGISATSTTFTTAFGKKRASVATTPSTNRKNKKNKTKDSSPNEPIILQDPQVALAQHKADKNKIHAPSSGAAQSQVLLRGPEKRHCPLPQTDGKVDNKVTVSISKPTQKAPDMIDSTSNSLPSPFKTMALPVTSPNSKLSLTSPKRGQKREEGWKEVVRRSKKLSVPASVVSRIMGRGGCNITAIQDVTGAHIDVDKQKDKNGERMITIRGGTESTRYAVQLINALIQDPAKELEDLIPRNHIRAPGSKTTSASFPSTTGATSGSTTGPKALSSLVTSTGVSFQPSSSSTSSSSQAGGKMGKGLSSNVRQPFPVSLPLAYAHPQLALLAAQTMHQIRHPRLPMAQFGGTFSPAASTWGPFPVRPVSPGSANSSPKHNGGTNSTGGQARPNSTHSEHSNTANSGASVTTTNTTTTSAPNTSTAAASPHTPNPTPYNPQPSIPTPSSVRKQLFAPDPKPAGVTPVSVAATSTSCSNAVRGTGSPAHHSSTTATAPQQSVGPISQPQIQPTKTEPSAVAPPGKDKPLPVENQPVSVSEGINSVGFTAPAMALPPKPEPRQQLPPPPSSAPSSEAPPPLLNPQHSSHLPSAPPPVLSHNVAHPNNTVPHFSAPAPRVSHRMQPPGPYYSLPEQQQQQQQQQTQQQSVFVPFNAQQEPPKQTQNQTSQPTSLPPQAQTQAQAQAQGSLQVSANLGMMNGSQMQHVASAGKPQQIPPNFGPAGLFNFSSIFDNNSQQVGNNQVWGACHLPTRSPPEQSYSAPPAYMSMGQMENMMPPPPPDSSKAPGYRSASQRMVNSPIALTSYATSISGSPVYLHGHTPVGTPSFSRQHFSPHPWSASTSGESPVPPPSTVSSSALSTSAVAPPPQPKPGSSSQQDRKVPPPIGTERLARIRQTGSVNPPLLTTSYTASVGQGGIWSFGVGSASEAMSGWSQPLMSSHMMHPQLQAEQSAFSQHQPMEQDDTGIANPANNYHQPQHLPNSYMDFPKGMPMSMYGGTMLPPHPPMAEGPGGPMYNGLHAGDPAWSPIIKVVPNNADNSDPQQQVWPGTWAPHVGNVHLNHVN